In one window of Bradyrhizobium sp. AZCC 1721 DNA:
- a CDS encoding adenylate/guanylate cyclase domain-containing protein, whose product MSDTQAQFAVLKQTADPAVVDAISQLIAKGEDRDLNRINLLDFSARYGLDEEKVISAFLHSARLGLFDLTWNVLCPGCGGVLGAHNTLKSLRHDDYNCALCAQGYEASVDDRVEVAFTVSPRVRRIAAHDPNTLPIWEYNRQMFWSSGMDLSEESIKRLIDEVSLEAIELPAGEKAVLSLQLPNQFVIVFEPVTHSAHFFDVQGEPTRERQQFSIVFNKLHPPTGSTVMRPGPLRLSLENQTDHRVLPAVWIANDTLHELLGKRKPILTAKRMLSNQTFRDVFKADNLNVDQRLKITSLTFLFTDLKGSTALYERVGDLAAFDLVRAHFHALLEIIASEKGAVVKTIGDAVMATFIRPEHAIVAGLRMRAAMATLNAERGREDLIIKIGIHEGPCLAVMLNERQDYFGQTVNIASRVQHLSTSQEIHITGPVIESPGVATILAKQAIRPIQKEAALRGIADKVMVYEIP is encoded by the coding sequence ATGAGCGATACTCAGGCCCAGTTCGCAGTCTTGAAGCAGACCGCCGACCCCGCGGTGGTCGACGCCATCTCGCAACTGATCGCCAAGGGCGAGGACCGCGACCTCAACCGAATCAACCTGTTGGATTTCTCCGCGCGCTACGGGCTCGACGAGGAAAAGGTCATCTCGGCCTTCCTGCATTCGGCGCGGCTCGGGCTGTTCGATCTCACCTGGAATGTGCTGTGCCCCGGCTGCGGTGGCGTGCTCGGCGCGCACAACACCCTGAAATCGCTGCGCCACGACGATTACAATTGCGCGCTATGCGCCCAAGGTTACGAGGCGTCGGTCGACGACCGCGTCGAGGTCGCCTTCACGGTCAGCCCGCGCGTCAGGCGCATTGCGGCACACGATCCCAACACGCTGCCGATCTGGGAATATAACCGCCAGATGTTCTGGAGCTCGGGGATGGACCTGAGCGAGGAATCGATCAAGCGGCTCATCGATGAAGTCTCGCTCGAAGCCATCGAGTTGCCGGCGGGCGAAAAGGCAGTGCTGTCGCTGCAATTGCCCAACCAGTTCGTGATCGTGTTCGAGCCGGTGACGCATTCGGCGCATTTCTTCGATGTCCAGGGCGAACCGACCCGCGAGCGGCAACAGTTTTCGATCGTCTTCAACAAGCTGCACCCGCCTACGGGCTCGACGGTGATGCGGCCGGGACCGCTACGGCTGTCGCTGGAAAACCAGACGGACCACCGGGTGCTGCCCGCGGTCTGGATCGCCAACGACACGCTCCATGAGCTGCTCGGCAAACGCAAGCCGATCCTGACCGCCAAGCGGATGCTGTCCAACCAGACTTTTCGCGACGTCTTCAAGGCGGATAACCTCAACGTCGATCAGCGCCTCAAGATCACCTCGCTGACCTTCCTGTTTACGGACCTCAAGGGCTCCACCGCGCTCTATGAGCGGGTCGGCGATCTCGCCGCCTTCGACCTGGTGCGGGCGCATTTCCACGCGCTGCTCGAAATCATCGCATCGGAGAAGGGCGCGGTCGTGAAGACGATCGGCGATGCCGTGATGGCGACCTTCATCAGGCCGGAACATGCGATCGTCGCGGGCCTGCGCATGCGGGCGGCAATGGCGACGCTGAATGCCGAGCGCGGCCGGGAGGACCTGATTATCAAGATCGGCATCCACGAAGGTCCGTGCCTGGCGGTCATGCTGAACGAGCGACAGGACTATTTCGGTCAGACCGTCAACATCGCTTCAAGGGTGCAGCACCTGTCGACCTCGCAGGAGATCCACATCACAGGACCTGTGATCGAATCGCCGGGCGTTGCCACCATTCTGGCGAAACAGGCGATCAGGCCGATCCAGAAGGAAGCGGCACTGCGCGGCATCGCCGACAAGGTGATGGTGTACGAGATACCTTAA
- a CDS encoding cytochrome P450: MSIAEAYDTTVARAPLVPPSPPRAPDDMTVFGRMKAIRESPIGSWGQRAYEEDIVQGRFFGRSTFILNAPDAIKHVLVDNYENYTRTPAGIRVLRPILGEGLLIAEGRAWKHQRRTLAPAFTPRAVMPLIPHMLAATDQTVAKLRGASNGHVDLREAMQRMALEIAGRTMFSFGMDRHGAALRDFVMEYGERLARPHFLDLLLPLNWPSPQDIARGRFRKRWTAFIGMLMAERRAAGKQEGAPARDLFDLMGDARDPETGEAFSDEQLGDQVATMILAGHETTATALFWALYLLALDPATQEQVASEVQTAAVNGASDIERLKFTRAVIDETMRLYPPAFLIARAAIGPDTIAGLPVKKKDVILIAPWLLHRHEKLWRDPSAFIPSRFMTGTPPDRFAYLPFGVGARVCIGAHFALVEATLALAKMIGAFRVTLVDKDPVMPIGVVTTQPDRSPMFAITPR, translated from the coding sequence ATGAGCATAGCCGAAGCCTACGACACGACGGTCGCGCGCGCACCGCTGGTGCCGCCGAGCCCGCCGCGGGCGCCCGACGACATGACAGTGTTCGGGCGGATGAAGGCCATCCGCGAAAGCCCGATCGGTAGCTGGGGCCAGCGGGCCTATGAGGAAGATATCGTCCAGGGCCGCTTCTTCGGACGCAGCACGTTCATTCTCAACGCGCCGGATGCGATCAAGCATGTGCTGGTCGACAATTACGAAAATTATACGCGCACGCCGGCCGGCATCCGGGTGCTGCGTCCAATTCTCGGCGAGGGCCTTTTGATCGCGGAAGGGCGCGCGTGGAAGCATCAGCGCCGCACGTTGGCGCCGGCATTCACGCCGCGCGCGGTGATGCCGCTCATTCCGCACATGCTGGCGGCGACCGACCAGACGGTCGCCAAGCTGAGAGGCGCCAGCAATGGACACGTTGACCTGCGCGAGGCGATGCAGCGGATGGCGCTCGAGATCGCCGGCCGCACCATGTTCTCGTTCGGGATGGATCGCCATGGCGCCGCCTTGCGCGATTTCGTGATGGAATATGGCGAGCGGCTGGCGCGCCCGCATTTTCTGGATTTGCTGTTGCCGCTGAACTGGCCAAGCCCGCAGGACATTGCGCGCGGCCGCTTCCGCAAGCGCTGGACTGCATTCATCGGCATGCTGATGGCCGAGCGCCGCGCTGCCGGCAAGCAGGAGGGCGCGCCGGCGCGCGATCTGTTTGACCTGATGGGCGATGCGCGCGATCCGGAAACCGGCGAAGCCTTCTCCGACGAACAACTCGGCGATCAGGTCGCGACCATGATTCTCGCCGGCCATGAGACGACGGCGACCGCACTGTTCTGGGCGCTCTATCTCCTGGCGCTCGATCCTGCCACGCAGGAGCAGGTGGCGAGCGAAGTACAGACCGCGGCCGTCAACGGCGCGTCCGATATCGAGCGGCTGAAATTCACCCGCGCGGTGATCGACGAAACGATGCGGCTCTATCCACCGGCGTTCCTGATCGCCCGCGCGGCGATCGGGCCGGATACTATCGCGGGTCTGCCGGTCAAGAAGAAGGACGTCATCCTGATCGCGCCGTGGCTGCTTCATCGGCACGAAAAGCTGTGGCGGGATCCGAGCGCGTTTATCCCGTCCCGCTTCATGACGGGAACGCCGCCCGACCGCTTCGCCTATCTGCCGTTCGGCGTCGGCGCCCGCGTTTGCATCGGCGCGCATTTCGCGCTGGTCGAGGCGACGCTGGCGCTGGCGAAGATGATCGGCGCGTTTCGCGTCACGCTGGTCGACAAGGATCCGGTGATGCCGATCGGCGTGGTGACGACGCAGCCCGACCGTTCGCCGATGTTTGCCATCACGCCTCGGTAG
- a CDS encoding cupin domain-containing protein gives MTPTRFVSTASTLAAIWLVAAAATVRAQDSALPAGFKTQPLLKTGQTRDKQPIAYPKTDKPEIISVIGTIEPGGRTPLHEHPVPTYVYVLEGEVELQSHGGQPHQYKAGEAYIEALNHPHQLFNKGNVPAKVLVVFAGEEGKPTTLAAK, from the coding sequence ATGACGCCCACGCGTTTTGTTTCAACTGCTAGCACGCTGGCCGCAATCTGGCTCGTGGCCGCAGCCGCGACAGTACGTGCCCAGGACAGTGCGCTGCCGGCCGGGTTCAAGACCCAGCCGCTGCTGAAAACGGGTCAAACTCGAGACAAGCAGCCGATTGCCTATCCGAAGACAGACAAGCCAGAGATCATCTCCGTTATTGGGACCATCGAGCCAGGCGGCCGCACGCCATTGCATGAGCACCCGGTACCGACCTACGTGTACGTCCTAGAGGGCGAGGTAGAGTTGCAGAGTCACGGCGGACAGCCGCATCAATACAAAGCCGGCGAAGCGTACATCGAGGCTCTCAATCACCCGCACCAGCTTTTCAATAAGGGCAATGTTCCGGCTAAGGTCCTGGTAGTCTTCGCCGGCGAGGAGGGAAAACCCACAACCCTAGCGGCGAAATAG
- a CDS encoding MFS transporter, with protein MTDQPKRSRLATDGIAAPLRHAVFRRIWLASLVSNLGILIQGVGAAWAMTQMTASADKVALVQTALMLPIMLISMPAGAIADMHDRRIVALVSLGIALVGATALTVLAWLGLVTPNILLALCFVVGSGMALFGPAWQASVTEQVPAETLPAAVALNGISYNIARSFGPAIGGIVVATSGAVAAFAVNAVLYLPLMVVMFLWNRANEPSRLPRERLNRAMVSGVRYITNSPSIKIVLTRTLVTGIIGGSVSALMPLVARDLLHGGAQTYGIMLGAFGMGAVFGALNIGEVRRRMSGEAAVRACAISMAGAIAAVALSTNAVLTAIALVLAGAVWMLAVALFNIGVQLSAPRWVAGRSLAAFQASIAGGIAVGSWGWGHLTDLAGVEIALLVSAGLMLISPLLGIWLRMPPVGARNEDATELLADPEVRLSLTGRSGPLVVEIEYRVAQDDARAFHNVMQEVQLSRQRNGAYGWSIARDIGDPELWTERYHCPTWLDYLRQRNRATQSERALHQRAIDFHLGPEPIRVRRMLERPFGSVRWKEDTPDRAANEVLPVVATAAGSST; from the coding sequence ATGACCGACCAGCCGAAACGCTCGCGTCTTGCGACTGACGGGATCGCAGCGCCGTTGCGGCACGCGGTGTTCCGGCGCATCTGGCTCGCCAGCCTCGTTTCCAACCTGGGGATCTTGATCCAGGGCGTCGGCGCGGCCTGGGCGATGACGCAGATGACTGCTTCGGCCGACAAGGTCGCGCTGGTGCAGACCGCGCTGATGCTGCCGATCATGCTGATCTCGATGCCGGCCGGCGCCATCGCCGATATGCACGACCGCCGCATCGTCGCGCTGGTCTCGCTCGGCATCGCGCTTGTCGGCGCAACCGCGCTCACGGTGCTGGCGTGGCTCGGCCTCGTTACGCCGAATATCCTCCTGGCGCTGTGCTTCGTCGTCGGCAGCGGCATGGCGCTGTTCGGGCCGGCCTGGCAGGCCTCGGTGACCGAGCAGGTACCGGCGGAGACGCTGCCGGCGGCGGTCGCACTCAACGGCATCAGCTATAACATTGCGCGCAGCTTCGGTCCGGCGATCGGCGGCATCGTAGTCGCCACATCAGGCGCCGTGGCGGCGTTTGCCGTCAATGCGGTGCTGTATCTGCCGCTGATGGTGGTGATGTTTCTGTGGAATCGCGCCAACGAGCCGTCGCGCCTGCCGCGCGAACGGCTCAACCGCGCCATGGTCTCCGGCGTGCGCTACATCACCAATTCGCCGTCGATCAAGATCGTGCTGACGCGCACGCTGGTCACCGGCATCATTGGCGGCTCGGTCTCGGCGCTGATGCCGCTGGTCGCCCGCGATCTCCTGCATGGCGGCGCGCAAACCTACGGCATCATGCTCGGGGCCTTCGGCATGGGCGCGGTGTTCGGCGCGCTGAATATCGGCGAGGTACGGCGGCGCATGAGCGGCGAGGCCGCAGTACGCGCCTGCGCGATATCGATGGCCGGCGCGATCGCGGCGGTCGCCCTGAGCACCAACGCGGTCCTGACGGCGATTGCGCTCGTGCTCGCTGGCGCGGTGTGGATGCTGGCGGTCGCCCTGTTCAATATCGGCGTGCAGCTCTCAGCGCCGCGCTGGGTTGCGGGCCGCTCGCTGGCGGCTTTCCAGGCGTCGATCGCCGGCGGCATTGCGGTCGGAAGCTGGGGCTGGGGACACCTCACCGACCTCGCCGGCGTGGAGATCGCGCTATTGGTCTCGGCTGGCCTGATGCTGATCTCGCCCCTGCTCGGCATCTGGCTGCGCATGCCGCCGGTCGGCGCGCGCAACGAGGATGCCACCGAACTGCTTGCCGATCCCGAGGTGCGGCTGTCGCTCACGGGGCGCAGCGGACCGCTGGTGGTCGAGATCGAATATCGCGTCGCGCAGGATGACGCGCGCGCGTTTCACAATGTGATGCAGGAAGTGCAGCTCAGCCGCCAGCGCAACGGCGCCTATGGCTGGTCGATCGCGCGCGACATCGGCGACCCCGAATTATGGACCGAGCGCTACCATTGCCCGACCTGGCTCGATTATCTGCGCCAGCGTAACCGTGCGACGCAGTCCGAGCGCGCCCTGCACCAGCGCGCGATCGACTTTCACCTCGGGCCGGAGCCGATCCGCGTCCGCCGCATGCTGGAGCGGCCGTTCGGCTCGGTCCGCTGGAAGGAAGATACCCCCGACCGCGCCGCCAACGAGGTCTTGCCGGTGGTCGCGACCGCAGCCGGCAGCAGCACCTGA
- a CDS encoding TRAP transporter substrate-binding protein, translating to MSKRSDTKTTRRRFLTAAAAGGAAIAMPQVSRAQTATLKMQGSWGKADVFNEMAEDYVKRVNEMAGGRLRIDYLVGGSVVHPFQVFDGVHGGQIDAAHTVTVYWYGKHKAASLFGTGPVFGFNANEGLGWIHNGGGKELFEELQTQIMKVNIKSFFAMPMPTQPLGWFKKPITSDADLKGLKYRTVGLAADLFQVMGASVAQLPGGEIVPAMERGVIDGFEFNNPTSDRRFGAQDVAKNYMLGSHHQATEYFEIMFNRTKYNALAAEQKAILQYAAEAVSSANEWKGMDYYSKDLQELINKDKVNVQRTPKSVFDAQIKAWDGLIAQLGSDPFMKKVMDSQKAWVRRVVYYNMTNATDYRGAFEHHFPGVLKV from the coding sequence ATGAGCAAGCGTAGCGATACAAAAACGACGCGGCGCCGTTTCCTGACGGCCGCGGCCGCCGGCGGTGCGGCGATTGCGATGCCACAAGTCAGCCGGGCGCAGACGGCGACCTTGAAGATGCAGGGCTCGTGGGGCAAGGCCGACGTCTTCAACGAGATGGCCGAAGATTATGTGAAGCGCGTCAACGAGATGGCGGGAGGCCGGCTGCGTATTGACTATCTGGTGGGCGGTTCGGTCGTGCATCCGTTCCAGGTATTCGACGGCGTGCATGGCGGCCAGATCGACGCGGCCCATACGGTGACCGTCTACTGGTACGGCAAGCACAAGGCCGCATCGCTGTTCGGCACCGGGCCGGTGTTCGGCTTTAATGCCAACGAGGGTCTTGGCTGGATTCACAACGGCGGTGGCAAGGAGCTGTTCGAAGAACTCCAGACCCAGATCATGAAGGTCAATATCAAGAGCTTCTTCGCAATGCCGATGCCGACCCAGCCGCTCGGCTGGTTCAAAAAGCCGATCACCAGTGATGCCGACCTGAAGGGGCTCAAGTACCGCACCGTGGGTCTGGCTGCCGACTTGTTCCAGGTGATGGGCGCCTCTGTCGCGCAGCTTCCGGGCGGCGAAATCGTGCCGGCCATGGAGCGCGGCGTGATCGATGGATTCGAGTTCAACAACCCGACATCGGACAGGCGCTTCGGCGCGCAGGACGTCGCCAAGAACTACATGTTAGGCAGCCACCATCAGGCGACGGAATATTTCGAGATCATGTTCAACCGCACGAAATACAATGCGCTGGCGGCCGAGCAGAAGGCGATCCTGCAGTATGCTGCAGAGGCAGTCTCCTCCGCCAACGAATGGAAGGGGATGGACTATTACTCCAAGGACCTGCAGGAGCTGATCAACAAGGACAAGGTCAACGTCCAGCGGACGCCGAAGTCCGTATTCGATGCGCAGATCAAGGCATGGGACGGCTTGATCGCCCAGCTCGGGTCGGATCCATTCATGAAGAAGGTGATGGACTCGCAGAAGGCATGGGTGCGCCGCGTGGTTTACTACAACATGACCAACGCGACGGATTATCGTGGCGCCTTCGAGCACCACTTCCCGGGTGTGCTCAAGGTCTGA
- a CDS encoding TRAP transporter small permease subunit, with amino-acid sequence MKKFLFFIDELSTWVGKAFAWLILVLTLGVSYEVFMRYVLRAPTTWAFDISYITYGAMFLMAGAYTLSRNGHVRADVVYRLWSPRTQATMDLILYILFFLPAIAALMYSGWNYADMSVRFREVSIFSPAGVPVFPLKALIPATGVLLFLQGFAEIIRCVLCIRTGQWPQRLHDVEETESLIIREHQQHAAEQQSERGAGA; translated from the coding sequence ATGAAGAAATTTCTGTTTTTCATCGATGAACTCAGCACATGGGTCGGCAAGGCGTTCGCCTGGCTGATTCTCGTCCTCACGCTCGGTGTCAGCTACGAGGTGTTCATGCGCTACGTGCTGCGTGCGCCGACCACCTGGGCGTTCGACATCAGCTACATCACCTATGGCGCGATGTTCCTGATGGCCGGCGCCTATACGCTGTCGCGCAACGGCCATGTGCGCGCCGACGTGGTCTACCGCCTCTGGTCGCCGCGCACCCAGGCGACGATGGATCTCATTCTTTACATTCTGTTCTTCCTGCCGGCGATTGCGGCATTGATGTATTCGGGCTGGAATTATGCCGATATGTCAGTGCGCTTCCGCGAAGTCAGCATCTTCAGTCCGGCCGGCGTGCCGGTGTTTCCGCTTAAGGCGCTGATCCCGGCCACCGGCGTTCTTCTGTTCCTGCAAGGATTCGCTGAAATCATCCGCTGCGTGCTGTGCATCCGCACCGGCCAATGGCCGCAGCGCCTGCACGACGTGGAGGAGACCGAAAGCCTCATCATTCGCGAACATCAGCAGCATGCGGCCGAGCAGCAGAGCGAGAGGGGAGCAGGCGCATGA
- a CDS encoding TRAP transporter large permease, with protein sequence MTDPQLGMLMLGLFIFIIMLGFPIAFTLMAMGVSFGYYAYYTPGQEFFQNRIFTLLVQKTFEVTSSDVLVAVPLFLFMGYLVERANILDRLFHSLQLSMKNVPGALAVATLITCAMFATATGIVGAVVTLMGLLALPAMLRAGYDTKLSAGVVCAGGCLGILIPPSILLIVYAATAGVSAVKLYAAAFFPGFLLALFYVLYAMARAIINPALAPKLPPEETNVPISTVIWALATSFLPLALLIVAVLGAILFGLATPSEAAAVGALMSIVLAAAYRSLNYTMMRESVYLTVRATAMVCYLFIGSWTFSAVFAVLGGQSVVEQFFTSLNLSPVQFLLLTQIIIFLLGWPLEWTEIIIIFVPIFLPLLPQYGIDPIFFGILVALNTQTAFNTPPVAMAAFYLKGVAPPQVKLTDIFSGALPFVGLVFLTMALVYIFPEIALWLPSYLYGSR encoded by the coding sequence ATGACCGACCCTCAACTCGGCATGCTGATGCTGGGGCTTTTCATCTTCATCATCATGCTCGGCTTCCCGATCGCCTTCACGCTGATGGCGATGGGTGTCTCGTTCGGCTACTATGCGTACTACACGCCCGGTCAGGAGTTCTTCCAGAACCGCATCTTCACGCTGCTGGTGCAGAAGACGTTCGAGGTCACATCCAGCGACGTGCTGGTCGCAGTGCCGCTGTTTCTCTTCATGGGCTATCTGGTCGAACGCGCCAATATTCTCGACCGCCTGTTCCACTCGCTGCAATTGTCGATGAAGAACGTGCCCGGCGCGCTCGCGGTGGCCACGCTCATCACCTGCGCAATGTTCGCGACCGCCACCGGGATCGTCGGCGCCGTTGTCACGCTGATGGGCCTGCTGGCATTGCCGGCGATGCTGCGCGCGGGTTACGACACCAAGCTGTCGGCTGGCGTGGTCTGCGCCGGCGGCTGCCTCGGCATCCTGATTCCGCCGAGCATTCTCCTGATCGTCTATGCGGCGACCGCCGGCGTTTCGGCGGTCAAGCTCTATGCGGCCGCATTCTTTCCGGGGTTCTTGCTGGCCTTGTTCTATGTCCTCTACGCGATGGCGCGGGCGATCATCAATCCCGCGCTGGCGCCGAAGCTGCCGCCCGAAGAGACCAACGTGCCGATCTCCACGGTGATCTGGGCGCTCGCCACGTCATTCCTGCCGCTGGCGCTCCTCATCGTCGCCGTGCTCGGCGCCATCCTGTTCGGCTTGGCGACGCCGTCCGAAGCGGCGGCGGTAGGCGCTCTCATGAGCATCGTTCTGGCAGCGGCCTATCGCTCGCTCAACTACACGATGATGCGCGAGTCGGTGTATCTGACCGTGCGCGCGACCGCGATGGTCTGCTACCTGTTCATCGGCTCATGGACGTTCTCCGCGGTATTTGCCGTCCTCGGCGGACAGTCGGTGGTCGAGCAATTCTTCACCTCGCTGAATCTGTCACCGGTGCAGTTCCTGCTGCTGACCCAGATCATCATCTTCCTGCTCGGCTGGCCGCTGGAATGGACCGAGATCATCATCATCTTCGTGCCGATCTTCCTGCCGCTACTTCCCCAGTATGGCATCGATCCAATCTTCTTCGGCATCCTGGTCGCATTGAACACACAGACTGCGTTCAATACGCCGCCCGTCGCGATGGCCGCCTTCTATTTGAAGGGCGTGGCGCCGCCGCAAGTGAAGCTCACCGACATCTTCTCCGGCGCGCTTCCCTTCGTCGGCCTGGTCTTCCTCACCATGGCGCTCGTCTACATCTTCCCGGAAATTGCGTTGTGGTTGCCCAGCTATCTCTATGGATCGCGGTGA
- a CDS encoding amidase has protein sequence MSLNALGLAEAAAGIRDGRLSSVELVADCLKRIDEADRDIEAWAFLDRDYAMRQAEAADDHRKQGKATGPLHGVPLGIKDIFDTGDMPTELGSSLWAGRTPRRDATAVARLRAAGAVILGKTVTTEYAYFNPGKTRNPHNPAHTPGGSSSGSAAAVAALMVPGAIGSQTNGSVIRPAAFCGVVGFKPTHGLIPRSGALLLSRALDHVGVFARSVDDAALLAQTLAGFDEEDPDTRPLAPPRFVEMAASEPPLPPRFAFVRSPAWKHVEQVTTEAFAELVEVLGEQVSEVEIGPSFDRAVDMHRTVMEVEMAHNLHRDFEQGGESLSLVLRALIERGRQVPAVDYTRALAGSAPLNATLDGVFGEYDAILTPSAPGPAPRGLDSTGNPVFCSMWTYLGTPAVTLPLLQSDSGLPIGVQLIGRRGNDARLLRTANWLVKTLGKGGRDRAAPAKTGAKTRAKTSARRAKTRSDR, from the coding sequence ATGAGTCTCAATGCGCTCGGGCTTGCGGAAGCGGCGGCCGGCATCCGCGACGGCCGGCTCAGCTCAGTGGAGCTTGTCGCCGACTGTTTGAAACGCATCGACGAGGCCGATCGCGACATCGAGGCGTGGGCATTCCTCGATCGCGACTACGCGATGCGGCAGGCCGAGGCCGCCGACGACCATCGCAAGCAGGGCAAGGCCACAGGCCCGCTGCATGGCGTGCCGCTGGGCATCAAGGACATCTTCGATACCGGCGACATGCCGACGGAACTCGGATCCAGCCTGTGGGCCGGACGCACGCCGCGCCGCGATGCGACGGCGGTGGCGCGCCTGCGGGCCGCAGGGGCCGTGATCCTCGGCAAGACGGTGACGACCGAGTATGCCTATTTCAATCCCGGCAAGACCCGAAATCCGCACAACCCGGCTCACACGCCGGGCGGATCGTCGTCGGGCTCCGCCGCGGCGGTTGCGGCGCTGATGGTGCCGGGCGCCATCGGCTCGCAGACCAACGGGTCCGTGATCCGCCCTGCTGCCTTCTGCGGGGTGGTTGGCTTCAAGCCGACACACGGTCTCATTCCACGGAGTGGCGCGCTACTGCTATCGCGGGCACTCGATCATGTCGGCGTGTTTGCGCGATCGGTCGACGACGCAGCACTGCTGGCACAGACGCTTGCGGGTTTCGACGAGGAAGATCCGGATACGCGCCCTCTTGCCCCTCCCCGCTTTGTCGAAATGGCGGCAAGCGAGCCGCCATTACCGCCGCGGTTCGCCTTCGTGCGCTCGCCCGCGTGGAAGCATGTCGAGCAGGTGACGACGGAGGCGTTTGCCGAATTGGTGGAAGTGCTGGGCGAGCAAGTTTCCGAGGTCGAGATCGGCCCGAGTTTCGACCGCGCTGTCGACATGCACCGCACCGTCATGGAAGTGGAGATGGCGCACAACCTGCATCGCGATTTCGAGCAGGGCGGCGAATCCCTAAGCCTGGTACTGCGCGCGCTGATCGAGCGCGGGCGCCAGGTTCCGGCCGTCGACTACACACGCGCCTTGGCCGGCAGCGCGCCGCTCAACGCGACGCTCGACGGCGTGTTTGGCGAATACGACGCGATTCTGACCCCGTCTGCACCGGGCCCGGCGCCGCGCGGCCTCGACAGTACCGGCAACCCCGTGTTCTGCTCGATGTGGACCTATCTCGGCACGCCGGCGGTGACGCTGCCGCTGCTGCAATCGGACAGCGGCCTGCCCATTGGCGTTCAGTTGATTGGGCGCCGCGGCAACGATGCGCGGCTCCTGCGGACGGCCAACTGGCTAGTCAAAACTCTCGGAAAAGGCGGCCGCGACAGAGCCGCGCCTGCCAAAACCGGTGCCAAGACCCGTGCTAAGACCAGTGCGCGTCGCGCGAAAACAAGGAGCGACAGATGA